The following proteins come from a genomic window of Candidatus Binatus sp.:
- a CDS encoding glycosyltransferase family 39 protein, whose protein sequence is MSGIARNDNSSPPFAPPSAPRWPATPIAYDVGAIVALSLAVCLFHLGSFGVWEPDEARYAEIAREMLQSGNLLVPHLNYVAYVEKPPLLYWLTTLSFWIFGVSEFAARLPVALSAIAGILATYLFALRAFGRRHAILAAAILATIPLYALMAQVLTTDMMLTALVTIATFSLYLHWDEGGRWCWIAYVAMGLAVMTKGPVGAAIPILSMLLWLAFNRELSGAIAKFRAIPGLLLTLLIAAPWFVAMTIREPGFFDFYFIGEHLRRVFDSNYSHSEAFYFYLPVLAVGLLPWSLLVPFLTLRAAPRNPARSFCMVAAGVTVVAFSCATAKLIPYILPAVPPLAVLIADGLVSCAWPPADSRAAIAPPDSRILIESGPMLALLGAGVIVAAIAAAQFRTPYVMAARPAMYAIGAILVAGGAVTMAMFVARRNPAGLAAIVVTLALALIAGGWARLEAEPMRSYARLSRTIAEKAPDAAIICYHRYVQSLPFYNRRRVVLVGGRTELDFGSRLDPDAREWFLNSDERMFRRWEQPGRVVIVLDAGDLARMKERLGDFDVIAIEGKKRAIIRGERISRCEPITFN, encoded by the coding sequence GTGTCCGGGATCGCTCGCAACGATAACTCTTCGCCGCCGTTCGCCCCACCGTCGGCGCCGCGATGGCCTGCAACGCCAATCGCGTACGACGTCGGTGCAATCGTCGCGCTCTCGCTTGCGGTCTGCCTGTTTCATCTCGGTTCATTCGGTGTCTGGGAGCCCGACGAGGCGCGCTACGCGGAGATTGCGCGCGAGATGCTGCAAAGCGGCAATCTGCTCGTGCCGCATCTCAACTATGTTGCCTATGTCGAAAAGCCGCCGCTGCTCTACTGGCTGACTACGCTCTCTTTCTGGATCTTCGGAGTGTCGGAATTTGCCGCGCGGCTTCCCGTCGCACTGTCCGCAATCGCCGGAATACTCGCGACTTACCTCTTCGCGCTTCGCGCGTTCGGGCGCCGCCACGCGATTCTTGCCGCCGCCATCCTCGCCACGATTCCGCTGTACGCGTTGATGGCGCAGGTGCTCACGACCGACATGATGCTCACGGCGCTGGTGACGATCGCGACCTTTTCGCTTTATCTCCACTGGGATGAAGGCGGCCGATGGTGCTGGATCGCGTACGTCGCGATGGGTCTGGCCGTCATGACCAAGGGGCCCGTGGGTGCGGCGATCCCAATTCTCTCGATGCTGCTTTGGCTCGCGTTCAATCGCGAACTGAGCGGCGCGATCGCGAAATTCCGCGCGATACCGGGTCTTTTGCTCACGCTTTTGATCGCGGCGCCGTGGTTTGTCGCGATGACCATCCGCGAGCCGGGCTTTTTCGATTTCTACTTCATCGGCGAGCATCTCAGGCGCGTGTTCGATTCCAACTACAGCCACAGCGAAGCGTTCTACTTCTACCTTCCGGTGCTCGCGGTCGGACTGCTGCCGTGGTCGTTGCTCGTACCGTTCCTCACCTTGCGCGCGGCCCCGCGTAACCCGGCGCGAAGCTTCTGCATGGTCGCGGCGGGCGTCACCGTGGTCGCCTTCTCGTGCGCGACTGCGAAGCTTATCCCGTACATCCTGCCGGCCGTCCCTCCGCTGGCGGTGTTGATCGCCGACGGACTCGTGTCATGCGCATGGCCGCCCGCAGACTCGCGCGCCGCAATTGCGCCGCCGGATTCCCGGATACTCATCGAGAGCGGCCCGATGCTTGCGCTGTTGGGCGCCGGCGTGATCGTCGCGGCGATCGCGGCGGCGCAATTTCGCACGCCGTACGTGATGGCGGCGCGGCCGGCGATGTACGCGATCGGCGCGATCCTGGTGGCCGGCGGCGCGGTCACGATGGCGATGTTCGTTGCGCGCCGCAATCCCGCGGGACTCGCGGCGATCGTCGTCACGCTCGCGCTTGCGTTGATTGCGGGCGGATGGGCCCGGCTGGAGGCCGAGCCGATGCGTTCGTACGCCCGACTCAGCCGCACGATCGCCGAGAAGGCGCCTGACGCGGCCATCATCTGTTACCATCGCTACGTTCAGTCGCTGCCGTTCTACAATCGCCGCCGCGTCGTCCTGGTCGGCGGGCGCACCGAACTCGATTTCGGCTCGCGCCTGGACCCGGACGCGCGCGAGTGGTTCCTCAATAGTGACGAGCGGATGTTTCGGCGATGGGAGCAGCCGGGCCGGGTCGTGATCGTGCTCGACGCCGGCGATCTCGCGCGAATGAAGGAGCGCCTTGGCGACTTCGACGTGATCGCAATCGAAGGAAAGAAGCGCGCAATTATCCGAGGTGAAAGAATCTCCCGCTGTGAACCAATCACCTTCAACTGA